A portion of the Oreochromis niloticus isolate F11D_XX linkage group LG10, O_niloticus_UMD_NMBU, whole genome shotgun sequence genome contains these proteins:
- the bach1b gene encoding transcription regulator protein BACH1b codes for MSAPRSSVFTFESTAHSSHVLSSLDEQRQRDVLCDVTVVVEGQSFRAHRSVLASCSEYFAQRISSFTQHGAVVTLPQEVTVAGFEPLLKFAYTSKLLFGKEDVLEIRNSAAILGFKDLDEGCFEFLLPKFLSTTAKGPPPFKRKTCCKEKNKRPPSEENSNTDSDSVLLDEKEVQPVAESSCQQEVVRDCNKSVNNKVGSQKSTDTSALVAEGTNDSFMQCPKYRKFQLACGKDASVTEKSLVKTAGVRDDCVISDLPCSSSANSKNETKAEISGNSVLSGYRQNKGGTDEPWKIQMHDGKTENCLGRATALMVKKDTNEGGGKWSEKVRENDIEMDEGLEGASAIASLEISSVQSDSSESSAMLTEGSSGLMLHRGPPRALNEGPVICRSLRQERFCMDIEEVISPIVRWPISSQKKAEDKIEGKRVDNTLQEARQEGSKNGRVALPVNNITVEKEMAESLARQLGSDTGHSQLNYHEPEGGCPTNIGARCLQSTSLEWPKHNTPKTSCPLFQDLDQRKYSWKGEGLSECEGASQSGVSSFNSGEDGDSETETEGDSESSTLERARQVQLPFSVDWIVELSRNDFQQLLKQHAFTREQLDFVHDMRRRSKNRLAAQRCRKRKLDCISNLQCEINKLKTEREKLLLEKSQLSQLKFKTCHSVSALCQRVCSEANLQPEQLQVLTKYTTPDCPPVLFLSSHRHSSLTTRVATPAIGLHRGFFCGC; via the exons ATGTCTGCCCCACGGTCGTCTGTGTTTACATTTGAGTCCACCGCTCATTCCTCCCATGTGCTGAGCTCCCTGGACGAGCAGCGGCAGCGCGACGTGTTGTGCGATGTCACGGTGGTGGTGGAGGGCCAGAGTTTCAGAGCCCACCGCTCGGTGCTCGCTTCCTGTAGCGAGTACTTCGCGCAGAGGATCTCCTCATTCACACAACATGGGGCAGTCGTCACTCTTCCCCAAGAG GTGACAGTCGCTGGCTTTGAACCCTTGTTGAAGTTTGCCTACACGTCCAAACTACTCTTTGGAAAAGAGGACGTCTTAGAAATCCGAAACTCAGCGGCCATTCTTGGCTTCAAAGACCTAGATGAGGGATGCTTTGAGTTTCTGCTCCCTAAGTTCCTCTCCACCACCGCCAAAGGCCCTCCTCCATTCAAGAGAAAGACCTGTTGTAAAGAGAAGAACAAGCGACCGCCTTCAGAGGAAAACAGCAACACAGACTCCGACAGCGTATTGTTGGATGAAAAAGAAGTACAACCAGTAGCTGAGTCATCATGTCAGCAGGAAGTGGTTCGGGACTGTAACAAATCAGTGAACAACAAAGTGGGAAGTCAGAAGAGCACAGACACTAGTGCACTAGTAGCTGAGGGGACAAATGACAGTTTTATGCAGTGTCCAAAGTATCGCAAGTTCCAGCTAGCTTGCGGGAAGGACGCTTCTGTCACAGAGAAGAGTCTGGTCAAAACAGCAGGGGTCAGGGATGACTGTGTCATCTCTGACTTGCCATGTTCCAGCAGTGCAAACAGTAAGAACGAAACCAAGGCTGAAATCTCTGGAAATTCAGTTTTAAGTGGCTACAGACAGAATAAAGGAGGGACTGATGAGCCATGGAAAATTCAAATGCATGATGGGAAGACAGAGAACTGCTTGGGCAGAGCGACAGCTCTTATGGTTAAGAAGGACACAAATGAAGGAGGGGGCAAATGGAGCGAGAAAGTACGAGAGAATGACATTGAAATGGACGAAGGGCTAGAGGGCGCAAGTGCAATCGCCTCCTTGGAAATATCCAGTGTCCAGTCAGACTCCTCAGAGTCAAGCGCAATGCTGACTGAGGGGTCATCAGGGTTAATGCTGCACCGTGGCCCTCCAAGGGCCTTGAATGAGGGTCCTGTAATCTGTAGATCACTGAGGCAGGAAAGGTTTTGTATGGACATTGAAGAAGTAATAAGCCCTATTGTACGATGGCCAATCTCCAGTCAAAAAAAGGCCGAGGATAAGATAGAGGGGAAGAGGGTAGATAATACCCTTCAAGAAGCAAGACAAGAAGGAAGCAAAAATGGAAGAGTAGCATTGCCTGTAAATAATATCACTGTGGAGAAGGAAATGGCTGAGAGCCTGGCACGGCAGCTGGGATCTGACACAGGCCACTCTCAGCTCAACTATCATGAACCTGAGGGCGGATGTCCCACCAATATAGGGGCCCGATGCCTGCAGAGCACATCTTTAGAGTGGCCGAAGCATAATACCCCGAAAACAAGCTGTCCCCTTTTCCAGGATCTGGACCAAAGGAAATATTCATGGAAAGGAGAAGGGCTGTCTGAGTGTGAGGGGGCATCTCAGTCAGGTGTGTCTTCCTTTAACTCGGGGGAGGACGGCGACTCGGAGACAGAAACAGAAGGAGACAGCGAGTCCTCCACATTAGAGAGGGCCAGGCAG GTGCAGCTGCCATTCTCTGTAGACTGGATAGTGGAGCTGAGCCGAAACGACTTCCAGCAGCTGCTAAAGCAACATGCCTTTACGCGTGAACAGCTGGACTTTGTCCATGATATGAGACGACGCAGCAAAAACCGCCTCGCAGCACAGCGATGCCGCAAAAGAAAACTGGACTGCATATCTAATCTGCAGTGTGAAATCAACAAGCTG aaaacagagagggagaaactGCTGCTGGAGAAGAGCCAGTTGAGCCAGCTAAAGTTCAAAACGTGTCACAGTGTTTCTGCTTTATGCCAGAGGGTCTGCAGCGAAGCAAATCTACAGCCAGAGCAGCTGCAGGTGTTAACCAAGTACACCACCCCAGACTGCCCCCCTGTCCTCTTTCTGTCCTCACATAGACACTCTTCTCTCACAACACGGGTTGCCACTCCAGCCATAGGCCTCCACCGTGGGTTTTTCTGTGGGTGTTGA
- the map3k7cl gene encoding MAP3K7 C-terminal-like protein — protein MITSTRRVSPDKSEVRIAFSLDDNSDVKDVEDLSQTFPDLEQRLQPVPPCVSLRESVQVYKEHCRMAKEFHQVKNEIAVLEDRKRKLLAEMVEDEKVALEIARLEEEFRRLTEENRTLVTVHKERAKQLERLCGNNRTRQDSS, from the exons ATGATCACCTCAACCAGAAGAGTGTCTCCTGATAAATCTGAAGTTAGAATTGCCTTCAGCCTTGATGACAACtcag ATGTAAAAGATGTGGAGGACCTCTCCCAGACTTTCCCAGATCTTGAACAGCGGCTACAG CCAGTGCCTCCATGTGTGTCTCTGAGAGAGAGCGTTCAGGTGTACAAGGAACATTGCAGGATGGCAAAAGAGTTCCACCAGGTCAAGAATGAGATTGCTGTGCTCGAGGATCGCAA GCGCAAGTTGCTGGCGGAAATGGTGGAGGATGAGAAGGTTGCCTTGGAGATCGCCCGTTTGGAGGAGGAGTTTCGGCGTCTGACAGAGGAGAACCGCACCTTGGTCACAGTCCATAAAGAGCGTGCTAAGCAGCTGGAAAGGCTCTGCGGCAACAATCGAACGAGGCAAGACTCCTCATGA